In Thermodesulfobacteriota bacterium, the genomic stretch ATAAATATTTTTTTCTGCATCAACAGCTTTTATGAAACCTACATGAATTGTGTTTGGTTATATTCCGTTTTTCCAAATTAGGCAAATCTCCTTTAGAATCAGTGCGGCTACTCCAATTGATAAGATTATAATCCACGTCGGGATATCCATTCTCGTTCCGCAACAGTGTTTGAACTGCGAATCGAGTGGCCAGATTTGATATGACGCTTGTATCAAAACCAGTTCCTGTGAACGTTGGGAAACAACAGCCTCTAGCGTACAAGGGCTGAGCTAATGGATCTTCATTTACATTACCCGTATTCATATCACTTTTATGATATCCGAAACATTCGAAACAGGCTTCGTTCGGCAAAGCACGAAAAATCTGACCTCCCCAGGCACCATTATGCACATATGCATATATCCCAGGTTTCCCTGCTGCTGTCAGAATATCGTTGATTAAAAATTCAACTGACTTATCCGCTATTGTAGATATAATCAGATCGTACTCTGCTGTAAGTTTCGAAAAAATCGACAAATCGTCACCCTCGCCATCTGGAAGTGATTCAGGGTCATGTACAGGCATGCCCAACTTTACTCCCCACGGCTTAACTTTGGCAAAGGGATTAATTAGTTTAATCTGCCTTGCGATTGCATCGACCTTGGCCATACCAGTCATTCTTAAATCTACAGCTTGACGGACCACATTTCCTGCGTCATAGCCATCAAAATCAATGAGACAAAAATGGCCTATCCCGGCCCGCGCTAGCTCTGTCGCAATTACGCTTCCTATAGCTCCAAGGCCGACCAGGACTACCTTCTTTTCACGAAGTTTTATCAAGGAAGGAATACGTTGGAAGTACGCATCCTCAACTCCTAACAGAGAAGGACGCAATAGAGCTTTTATTTTGTGTTTTTTGCTTTCAACTCCTATTAGCCATTGATCATGAACATACTCTCTTCTTTTTGGCCCTTCTTCGGGATAAACTATACCGAATATATCAAAATCTCTTGCAGGATCATTCTGCTTCATTTTATCCAAGAGCCTCTGATATCGATATGTCAGTTTACTTTCCTGATCAAAAAACCATTTTTTGAAGGAACCGTAATCATTCAGAAAAGGAGGCTGAGTTTT encodes the following:
- a CDS encoding ThiF family adenylyltransferase, giving the protein MPKPWFEREPDLLETEKKAYLEGGMDFRLNEELLVKKKVVVFEGTIQASDGEHRLQVIYPSGFPDTMPLIRDLSKVLPRHQEPYSGVLCIEQKKTGADRVLEALDLINVFNERPQDIEDLEIDAPEPASIYYPYNKLSTTKVSSVLIPSTMTHIPMGSWGDFALRLQVFNPTIHINEVMQTVLYKVHDASSNKTYSINSEALQGVLEMKGQWLKVKTQPPFLNDYGSFKKWFFDQESKLTYRYQRLLDKMKQNDPARDFDIFGIVYPEEGPKRREYVHDQWLIGVESKKHKIKALLRPSLLGVEDAYFQRIPSLIKLREKKVVLVGLGAIGSVIATELARAGIGHFCLIDFDGYDAGNVVRQAVDLRMTGMAKVDAIARQIKLINPFAKVKPWGVKLGMPVHDPESLPDGEGDDLSIFSKLTAEYDLIISTIADKSVEFLINDILTAAGKPGIYAYVHNGAWGGQIFRALPNEACFECFGYHKSDMNTGNVNEDPLAQPLYARGCCFPTFTGTGFDTSVISNLATRFAVQTLLRNENGYPDVDYNLINWSSRTDSKGDLPNLEKRNITKHNSCRFHKSC